Part of the Borrelia parkeri genome, AGCAGTAATGGTGAAGTATTCTATTCTATTCGTGTTAATGTAGCTAAAAAACGCAGCAATATCTGTATAAGAGAAGTAGTTATTAGTAAGTTTGAATTTGATTCTATTATGAGGGCACATCAAGAATATTTTGGCTCTAGAGACAAAGACAGTAGACGTACTTATCTATTTCAAAAAAGTAAACTTAAATTTCGTGACAATAAAGTTAGCATAATCAAGATTTCAAAACAATTTAAGGAATTACTTATTAAGGGAGGATTTAAACATCGCAAATCTCTACATATACTCCGTAATATATTTATAGCATCACTAAAGTCTAAAGGATATAATTCATTTGAAATTAAAGAGCTTATGAAATACTCATCTACTTCTGAGATTGATAATGTTTATGGACTCTCAAGTGCAAGTAAAATACAGGCTTACAAAGATATCAAAACTAGCTTGAAATAACCCATATTTTTTGCTAATATTTTTCATACACCTAAGGTACTATTTTCCCACTTCAAAAATTTTACCAACTTCAAAATAAATACCTAAAGATAAAATTAGGTATTTATTTTACATAAAAATTATTTGTTAAGCTTTTGTTTTTGATAATTCTTTGGTTTATAATATATATATTCTTTAAACTAAAATTTCATTATGCAGGGAAAAAAAAGACTCTAAACTTTTCTAGGGTCTTTTTTCCATATACAAATTTACGCCTGCATTTTAAACATTTCCTTTTGAATATAACGAGTATCACGGAAGTCCATCCTTGACTTATTAGTTTTGTATGAAGTAGCTAGTATTTCATGTTTAGTTTTCTTAAAAATACTAGCTATACCAGTTGAGCGTGCTACATAATTTACAAAAAGATTATGCTTTAAGAAAAGCTCAACTACTCTTAAATCATCAAATTCACTTATTGCAAATTGCCAACTATATCTCTTCATCTCTATAATAAGTCTCTCTAGAGAATCTAAATTCCATCCACGATTATCAGCAAGATTTCCACGTGAAATTGAATATGGAGGGTCAAGATATACAAATGTTGAGCTTACCTTATCTCGCCTAGGTAGTGCTGCTAAAAATTTAAAAAT contains:
- a CDS encoding tyrosine-type recombinase/integrase — its product is MKGKHLINCNLNLKIKELEMQNEHLREELSLLKSSLKTRNTKKLNTPVRFYLNDKTTRLVKRSIERLKEQDPISGWFVHLLSITGCRGVEIQNVKLTDIYKETSSNGEVFYSIRVNVAKKRSNICIREVVISKFEFDSIMRAHQEYFGSRDKDSRRTYLFQKSKLKFRDNKVSIIKISKQFKELLIKGGFKHRKSLHILRNIFIASLKSKGYNSFEIKELMKYSSTSEIDNVYGLSSASKIQAYKDIKTSLK